The Deinococcus sonorensis KR-87 genome includes a window with the following:
- a CDS encoding fasciclin domain-containing protein produces the protein MKKSIALLSLGLMFGNAALAGGAGGPTTAAPAATTCRTIADLIMNDPQFSTLLTAVQATGLTETLQGGSYTVFAPTDAAFAKLPSDALSNLFNDPDQLKSILLYHVLPGKVNATQVKVLKSAKTANGATVSVSTMGSKVMINNATVTRANVLACNGIVHVIDTVLMPPMATVTPAPAATTTPATPEPAPAAAPAATTPSAPAGISVADIPVTPLSGATTASTTDTSTTTDTTTPSAPADTTTTDTTATDTTTTTDATTDTTTTDATTTDTTTTDATTTEATTTDTSADASATTTDETASNTVYDVIASDERFSTLAGLISDAGLDETLMTGDYTIFAPTNEAFDKVDPDTLAVIASDPALLKQILLYHVVAGKVPASQVATSTQLTSAEGSSLSVMASGSSVMVGTANVTATDIASSNGVIHAIDAVLIPSDVTIPAPPAVAADTSTTDAAATPSTPATTDAAATPSTPATTDAAAATPSTPATTDATTPSAPAAAATPAAPATATPAATSTVAQLISTDPRFSTLNGLLQQSGLAATLGGAGPFTVFAPTNDAFAKLTPTQLSDLTSNPTALARVLSYHVVSGSFTASDAAAQGVRTTTSDNAPLQLVSSGGNFMIGSAMITQADIPASNGYIDAIDTVLMPPALP, from the coding sequence ATGAAGAAATCGATCGCACTGCTCTCGCTCGGCCTCATGTTTGGTAACGCTGCGCTCGCCGGTGGTGCGGGTGGCCCCACGACCGCTGCTCCGGCCGCCACCACCTGCCGCACCATCGCGGACCTCATCATGAACGACCCGCAGTTCAGCACCTTGCTGACCGCGGTGCAGGCGACGGGCCTGACCGAGACGCTCCAGGGCGGCAGCTACACGGTGTTCGCCCCCACTGACGCGGCGTTTGCCAAGCTGCCCAGCGACGCGCTGAGCAACCTGTTCAATGACCCGGATCAACTGAAGTCCATCCTGCTGTACCACGTTCTGCCGGGCAAGGTGAATGCCACCCAGGTCAAGGTGCTGAAGTCGGCCAAGACCGCCAACGGCGCCACCGTGTCGGTCAGCACCATGGGCAGCAAGGTGATGATCAACAACGCGACCGTCACCCGCGCCAACGTGCTGGCGTGTAACGGCATCGTCCACGTGATCGATACGGTGCTGATGCCGCCGATGGCGACCGTGACCCCGGCGCCGGCCGCGACCACCACGCCGGCCACCCCGGAACCCGCTCCAGCAGCGGCTCCGGCCGCCACCACCCCGTCGGCCCCCGCCGGCATCAGCGTGGCCGACATTCCCGTGACGCCGCTGAGTGGCGCGACCACCGCGTCCACCACCGACACCAGCACGACCACGGACACCACCACCCCCAGCGCGCCGGCGGATACGACCACCACCGACACCACCGCGACCGATACCACGACGACCACCGACGCGACGACGGACACCACCACGACCGACGCCACGACGACGGACACCACCACCACGGACGCGACGACCACGGAAGCCACCACGACCGACACCTCGGCCGACGCCTCCGCGACCACCACCGACGAGACGGCCAGCAACACCGTCTATGACGTGATCGCCTCGGACGAGCGCTTCAGCACGCTGGCTGGCCTGATCAGCGACGCGGGCCTGGACGAGACGCTGATGACCGGTGATTACACCATCTTCGCGCCCACCAACGAGGCCTTCGACAAGGTCGATCCTGACACCCTCGCCGTGATCGCCTCTGACCCGGCGCTGCTCAAGCAGATCCTGCTGTACCACGTGGTGGCCGGGAAGGTGCCGGCCTCGCAGGTCGCCACCAGCACCCAGCTGACCAGCGCGGAAGGCTCCAGCCTCAGCGTGATGGCCAGCGGCAGCTCGGTCATGGTCGGCACCGCCAACGTGACCGCCACCGACATCGCCTCCTCGAATGGCGTGATCCACGCGATCGACGCGGTGCTGATCCCGTCGGACGTAACCATCCCCGCCCCGCCCGCCGTCGCCGCCGACACCTCGACGACCGACGCGGCGGCCACGCCTTCAACTCCGGCCACGACCGACGCTGCGGCTACGCCTTCGACCCCGGCCACCACGGATGCTGCGGCGGCCACCCCCTCTACCCCGGCGACCACGGATGCCACCACGCCGTCGGCTCCGGCGGCCGCGGCCACCCCGGCTGCTCCGGCCACCGCCACCCCGGCCGCGACCAGCACCGTCGCTCAGCTGATCAGTACCGATCCGCGCTTCAGCACGCTGAACGGCCTGCTGCAGCAGAGCGGTCTGGCCGCCACGCTGGGCGGCGCCGGCCCCTTCACGGTGTTTGCGCCGACCAACGACGCCTTCGCCAAGCTGACTCCCACCCAGCTCTCCGACCTAACCAGCAACCCCACGGCGCTTGCCCGCGTGCTGTCCTACCACGTGGTGAGCGGCAGCTTCACCGCCAGCGACGCGGCAGCCCAGGGTGTGCGGACCACGACGTCCGATAACGCGCCTCTGCAGCTGGTCAGCAGCGGTGGGAACTTCATGATCGGATCGGCCATGATCACCCAGGCGGACATTCCGGCCAGCAACGGTTACATCGACGCGATTGACACCGTGCTGATGCCGCCCGCCCTGCCCTGA
- a CDS encoding DNA translocase FtsK produces the protein MATKRVKRNLNTNRFDGEVLGLVLFAVGIFLGITVALPVSGAGFMSRANGALSGSLGWASTLLPLIPACYGVLVFLGRDLNRLTRRVLGGVLVTASVLALQELFWPGTAGQLAELAMQPLFGAISYAAALIPLVTLTLGLEIMFAWAPTTLLRRFFMGVSLLLAGSASAAQGALEARQEGRDAARLRHHLRQGVAAHIRDLEALRKLYPDARELSGWQDEARKTSRTLGTLNETELKATEKQLKGWRDVSASFVSSAARELLDAVKAEAPEAAAQAEALAKDQKAGRSDLSAELPSTMASGALERLRRAMVMDLQRLAHRAGTLEQLRKRSEQALNKADAAVLLRERPAHQARLKDWQELQTRFLEWRTRAELYPGWPDRTARFDRAPAELAAELSEALGRDAEETLRAGAHWDLRLEQELAAQASRAAAEAQASVTAPSEAEKTDDAPPVITEPPVQTEPLPALDFSFDEPSAAPEPAVLVVSPAAPVNVTVPVTPPTPVAVTPSMPVPLPTEPVSVPAAPDRMVISAAPVADLPLDDLPVPSGRKLAETPPWEDDDALAPEKPAPKPSVGAIDIAIPGLDLLDPVPALPMGLAQLDAQARMRAELINQTLAQFGLSARVVDFARGPTVTRYEIEPAPGEKISRIAGLSNDLARALAVGGVRVEAPVPGKSVIGLEVPNTDREPVTFHTAVAAPSFQQTRARLPIILGKSIDGDLMVGDLAKMPHLLIAGSTGSGKSVCVNTLITSLLYRYLPTELRFLMVDPKMVELTPYDGIPHLVRGVVTNPMDAAGVLLGAVAHMERRYKMMSQIGAKNLEQFNAKMRQVGEPELPHLVIIIDELADLMITSPKEVESAIMRLAQMARATGMHLVLATQRPSVDILTSLIKVNVPARIAFAVSSSHDSRTILDAMGAERLTGMGDMLFYQPGLVKPLRLQGPYISELESQRISDFLRRQVFEDWFVEAYGSDFDGAVEAGAGSTPERANMDFSDPYLRQAAQICIEEGQGSVSRLQRRLSVGHARAGKLMDMLEAMGIVSKHQGSKPRDVLISEADLPEYFGR, from the coding sequence GTGGCGACCAAACGTGTCAAACGCAATCTGAATACCAACCGCTTCGACGGCGAGGTGCTGGGGTTGGTGCTCTTCGCGGTGGGCATCTTTCTGGGCATTACCGTGGCCCTGCCGGTGTCGGGCGCCGGCTTCATGTCGCGGGCCAACGGCGCCCTGAGCGGCTCGCTCGGCTGGGCCAGCACGCTGCTCCCGCTGATTCCAGCGTGCTACGGCGTGCTGGTGTTCCTGGGCCGCGACCTGAACCGCCTCACCCGCCGGGTGCTGGGCGGCGTACTGGTCACCGCCTCGGTGCTGGCGCTCCAGGAACTCTTCTGGCCCGGCACCGCCGGTCAGCTGGCCGAACTGGCCATGCAGCCGCTGTTCGGGGCCATCTCGTATGCCGCCGCCCTGATCCCGCTGGTCACGCTGACGCTGGGCCTGGAGATCATGTTCGCCTGGGCGCCCACCACGCTGCTGCGGCGCTTCTTCATGGGCGTCAGCCTGCTGCTGGCGGGCAGCGCCTCGGCCGCTCAGGGCGCGCTGGAGGCCCGTCAGGAGGGGCGTGACGCGGCCCGCCTGCGGCATCACCTGCGGCAGGGTGTGGCGGCGCACATCCGCGACCTGGAAGCGCTGCGCAAGCTGTATCCCGATGCCCGCGAGCTGAGCGGCTGGCAGGACGAAGCGCGCAAGACCAGCCGCACCCTGGGCACCCTGAACGAAACCGAACTGAAAGCCACCGAGAAGCAGCTCAAGGGCTGGCGCGACGTGAGTGCCAGCTTCGTGAGCAGCGCGGCCCGCGAACTGCTGGACGCGGTCAAGGCGGAGGCGCCGGAAGCGGCCGCCCAGGCCGAGGCGCTGGCCAAGGACCAGAAGGCTGGCCGCTCGGACCTGAGCGCCGAGCTGCCGTCCACCATGGCGAGCGGCGCGCTGGAGCGGCTGCGCCGGGCGATGGTCATGGACCTGCAGCGGCTGGCACACCGGGCCGGCACCCTCGAACAGCTGCGCAAGCGCTCGGAGCAGGCCCTGAACAAGGCCGACGCCGCCGTGCTGCTGCGCGAACGCCCGGCGCATCAGGCACGGCTCAAGGACTGGCAGGAGCTGCAGACCCGCTTCCTGGAGTGGCGCACCCGTGCCGAGCTGTACCCCGGCTGGCCAGACCGCACCGCGCGGTTTGACCGGGCTCCGGCGGAGCTGGCCGCCGAACTGTCGGAAGCGCTGGGCCGCGACGCCGAGGAGACGCTGCGGGCCGGTGCCCACTGGGACCTGCGGCTGGAGCAGGAACTGGCAGCGCAGGCCAGCCGGGCCGCCGCGGAGGCGCAGGCGAGCGTGACGGCCCCCTCGGAGGCGGAGAAGACCGACGACGCACCTCCGGTCATCACCGAACCGCCGGTTCAGACGGAGCCGCTGCCCGCCCTGGATTTCAGCTTCGACGAGCCGTCCGCAGCACCGGAGCCCGCCGTGCTGGTGGTCTCCCCTGCCGCGCCGGTCAACGTGACGGTTCCGGTGACGCCCCCCACGCCCGTTGCGGTCACCCCGAGCATGCCGGTTCCTCTGCCCACCGAACCAGTGTCGGTGCCCGCGGCCCCGGACCGGATGGTCATCTCGGCGGCGCCGGTGGCCGACCTGCCGCTGGACGACCTTCCGGTCCCGTCCGGCCGCAAGCTGGCCGAGACGCCGCCCTGGGAGGACGACGACGCGCTGGCCCCCGAGAAGCCTGCGCCGAAGCCGAGCGTCGGCGCCATTGACATCGCCATTCCGGGGCTGGACCTGCTGGACCCGGTGCCGGCGTTGCCGATGGGCCTGGCCCAGCTGGATGCCCAGGCCCGGATGCGCGCCGAGCTGATCAACCAGACGCTGGCACAGTTCGGGCTGAGCGCCCGGGTGGTGGACTTCGCGCGCGGGCCGACTGTGACCCGCTACGAGATCGAGCCGGCCCCCGGTGAGAAGATTTCACGGATCGCCGGGCTGAGCAACGACCTCGCGCGGGCGCTGGCGGTGGGCGGGGTGCGCGTGGAGGCGCCGGTGCCGGGCAAGAGCGTCATCGGATTGGAGGTGCCGAACACCGACCGCGAGCCGGTTACCTTCCACACGGCGGTGGCGGCCCCCAGCTTCCAGCAGACCCGCGCCCGCCTGCCAATCATCCTGGGCAAGAGCATTGACGGCGACCTGATGGTGGGCGACCTCGCCAAGATGCCGCACCTGCTGATCGCGGGCAGCACCGGCAGCGGCAAGTCGGTGTGTGTGAACACGCTGATCACCAGCCTGCTGTACCGCTACCTGCCCACTGAACTGCGCTTCCTGATGGTGGACCCCAAGATGGTGGAGCTGACGCCCTACGACGGCATCCCGCATCTGGTGCGCGGCGTGGTCACCAACCCGATGGACGCGGCCGGGGTGCTGCTGGGCGCGGTGGCGCACATGGAGCGGCGCTACAAGATGATGAGCCAGATCGGGGCCAAGAACCTGGAGCAGTTCAACGCCAAGATGCGTCAGGTGGGCGAGCCGGAACTGCCGCACCTGGTGATCATCATTGACGAGCTGGCCGACCTGATGATCACCAGCCCCAAGGAGGTGGAGAGCGCCATCATGCGGCTGGCCCAGATGGCGCGCGCCACCGGCATGCACCTGGTGCTCGCCACCCAGCGGCCCAGCGTGGACATCCTGACCAGCCTGATCAAGGTGAACGTGCCGGCCCGCATTGCGTTCGCGGTGAGCAGCAGCCACGACTCGCGCACGATTCTGGACGCGATGGGTGCCGAGCGGCTGACCGGCATGGGCGACATGCTGTTCTATCAGCCGGGGCTGGTGAAGCCGCTACGCCTCCAGGGGCCATACATCTCAGAGCTGGAGTCGCAGCGCATCTCAGATTTCCTGCGCCGGCAGGTGTTTGAGGACTGGTTCGTGGAAGCTTACGGCTCCGACTTCGACGGGGCGGTGGAAGCGGGCGCCGGGAGCACCCCGGAACGCGCCAACATGGACTTCTCGGACCCCTATCTGCGGCAGGCGGCCCAGATCTGCATTGAGGAGGGCCAGGGCAGCGTGTCGCGGTTGCAGCGGCGTCTCTCGGTGGGCCACGCTCGCGCCGGCAAGCTGATGGATATGCTGGAAGCCATGGGCATCGTCAGCAAGCATCAGGGCAGCAAGCCCCGCGACGTGCTGATCAGCGAGGCAGACCTTCCCGAGTACTTCGGCCGCTGA
- a CDS encoding GGDEF domain-containing protein: protein MPSHRPVPERRAPPLAALLNETLTGTVAAGGLWLYSSALRLPPGPLHWGPPAALLMVWTTAALVRRGHLSLAVFRRLLLLILSASTLLFLAWRSAVPASADNGLTVLSVLLVLLCALALTQRRPLREALPLVGLLLALQALPELLAVHAGALSGEALGRWLLLEAMCAAVGALLLVLGWTRQCLQATARRTLELERQAQTDQLTGLPNRWGLSSRASALLQCPTSGAGCLLLLDVDHFKRLNDTFGHAQGDEVLRGLARLLVEGVRAQDLAGRWGGEEFVVVLPGADLQSAVQVAERLRLSISGADLAPAQPVTASFGVAASRPGDTLETLAARADLALYQAKRTGRNRVCCSDSDFGMLGAAGRDVVPQPLGNAATA from the coding sequence ATGCCATCCCACCGTCCCGTGCCGGAACGCCGCGCTCCGCCCCTGGCGGCGCTGCTGAACGAGACGCTGACCGGCACGGTCGCGGCCGGAGGACTGTGGCTGTACAGTTCAGCCCTGCGCCTGCCTCCGGGTCCGCTTCACTGGGGACCGCCCGCCGCCCTGCTGATGGTGTGGACGACGGCGGCCCTGGTCCGGCGGGGGCATCTGTCGCTCGCCGTGTTTCGCCGGCTGCTGCTGCTCATCCTCAGCGCCTCGACCCTGCTGTTTCTGGCGTGGCGCTCTGCCGTGCCTGCCTCTGCAGACAACGGCCTGACCGTGTTAAGCGTGCTGCTGGTGCTGCTGTGTGCGCTGGCCCTGACACAGCGCCGGCCACTGCGGGAGGCCCTGCCGTTGGTCGGGCTTTTGCTGGCCCTGCAGGCGCTCCCGGAACTGCTGGCCGTGCATGCCGGTGCGCTCAGCGGCGAGGCGCTGGGGCGCTGGCTGCTGCTGGAAGCGATGTGTGCGGCGGTGGGCGCCCTGCTGCTGGTGCTGGGCTGGACCCGGCAGTGCCTGCAGGCCACCGCGCGCCGCACCCTGGAGCTGGAGCGGCAGGCCCAGACCGATCAGCTGACCGGCCTGCCGAACCGCTGGGGCCTGTCCAGCCGCGCCAGCGCGCTGCTGCAATGCCCCACGTCTGGGGCCGGCTGCCTGCTGCTGCTTGACGTGGACCATTTCAAGCGCCTGAACGACACCTTCGGCCATGCCCAGGGAGACGAGGTGCTGCGCGGTCTCGCCCGGCTGCTGGTGGAGGGGGTCCGCGCTCAGGACCTCGCCGGGCGCTGGGGCGGCGAGGAGTTTGTGGTGGTGCTGCCTGGAGCCGACCTGCAGAGCGCCGTGCAGGTGGCGGAGCGGCTGCGCCTGAGCATTTCGGGTGCTGATCTGGCGCCAGCCCAGCCGGTGACGGCCAGCTTTGGAGTGGCCGCGTCCCGGCCCGGCGACACGCTGGAGACGCTGGCCGCCCGCGCGGATCTGGCGCTGTATCAGGCCAAAAGGACCGGGCGGAATCGCGTGTGCTGCAGTGACAGCGACTTCGGGATGCTGGGCGCTGCGGGCCGGGACGTGGTCCCCCAGCCGCTGGGAAATGCGGCCACGGCGTAA
- a CDS encoding WD40 repeat domain-containing protein: MPLFRPTVRLLLGLLMAGSAHAALPLTTPAALLAVVTPTTSTLTHLNGVSSDVRALGVTRSGTLLAIGGEEGRVLLWDLQRQHAVRNLRQPGAVQALAFSPDGSRLASAGADGRTRVWRVSDGALRLRLDSGASTATSVAFSPDGRLLATGLGGTTPLSGPQNSVRLWEVAHGHPVATLIGHTAQVTGVAFSPDGSLLASSSRDLTVRVWNVASQREWRTLRTHTDAVSTVAFSPDGRQLASGSEDGTVQLWTVASGLPGRHLDPGRGPLTSVTYTGPDQLVTGGEDGRVQRWNTQTGVPLASVQAQVNAVRGVAWDGRQRQVLVGGGRDGNVSFWQLP, translated from the coding sequence ATGCCTTTATTCCGTCCCACCGTCCGCCTCCTGCTGGGCCTGCTGATGGCCGGCTCGGCCCATGCCGCCCTCCCGCTCACGACACCAGCGGCGCTTCTGGCCGTAGTCACACCAACCACCTCTACCCTCACCCACCTGAACGGCGTCAGCAGCGATGTGCGGGCGCTGGGCGTGACCCGCAGCGGCACCCTGCTGGCCATCGGCGGCGAGGAAGGCCGCGTGCTGCTCTGGGACCTGCAGCGGCAGCACGCGGTTCGCAATTTGCGCCAGCCCGGCGCGGTGCAGGCGCTGGCCTTCAGCCCGGACGGCAGCCGCCTCGCTTCAGCCGGCGCCGATGGGCGCACGCGGGTGTGGCGGGTCAGCGACGGCGCGTTGCGGCTGCGCCTGGATTCTGGAGCCTCCACCGCCACGTCGGTGGCATTCAGCCCGGACGGCCGCCTGCTTGCGACCGGGCTGGGAGGCACCACACCGCTGTCCGGGCCCCAGAACAGCGTGCGGCTGTGGGAGGTGGCCCACGGTCATCCGGTGGCGACCCTGATCGGCCACACCGCGCAGGTCACGGGGGTCGCCTTCAGCCCGGACGGGTCGCTGCTCGCCAGCAGCAGCCGTGACCTCACGGTGCGGGTATGGAATGTGGCCAGCCAGCGCGAGTGGCGAACCCTGCGCACCCACACGGACGCAGTGAGCACCGTGGCCTTCAGCCCGGACGGCCGGCAGCTGGCCAGCGGCAGCGAGGACGGCACCGTCCAGCTGTGGACAGTGGCCAGCGGTCTGCCGGGCCGTCACCTGGACCCGGGCCGCGGCCCCCTGACCAGCGTGACGTATACCGGGCCGGATCAACTGGTCACCGGCGGCGAGGATGGCCGGGTACAGCGCTGGAATACGCAGACCGGTGTACCACTCGCGTCGGTGCAGGCCCAGGTCAATGCAGTCAGGGGCGTGGCGTGGGACGGCCGGCAGCGGCAGGTGCTGGTAGGTGGTGGGCGCGACGGCAACGTGAGTTTCTGGCAACTGCCGTAA
- a CDS encoding Ig-like domain-containing protein translates to MQNPFLLSHSRLAASALLLTALLAACNPPVVDPPPPPPPPPPTNLQIINAECQPATTQALQTLADTAPSVRTVTPANNATNVSTLSGVTAEVSLLSNSNGGNGIDPRTISSATIYLTDSSGAVVPSNANTSGGGDTIVLTPTGTQQLKAFTTYTFHVTSGLKDLNGVGFTPFQSSFTTGATQTLPPASFTKVALGTVPQDNYTNLTIGPDHKLYAATLKGVIRRFTVNADGTLGAAEDLRSLVGRDADAGNPSGYRSIIGLTFDPASTASNPILYVSNNYYYDFQKKMPDWTGKITRLCGPGMTKVKDLVVGLPRSTKDHMTNSVSFSPKDPNSLYILQGASNSGGAPDPIWDYRTEHLLTAAMLRLDFNKVDPKALPLNVKTEDDSGNPAGYNPYASGAPLQLYATGIRNGYTMVWHSNGQLYVPTNGSASGGITPERPATLPALCANRLVKASSLPYAPQITMKTPEADFLFRVDQNGYYGHPNPTRCEYTMNAGHTSGTDAVSVAASGQVPEYPLNTLPDPNYRTPAYIFPTHSSADGAVEYTRAGSSLNGKLLVVRYSTFKDIVALDVSGTGGSVKGSMQPGVIAFNGTNEASPLAVTEDVRTGNLYVAQLNETTGSGTISLARPQ, encoded by the coding sequence ATGCAAAACCCTTTCCTGCTCTCTCACTCCCGCCTTGCAGCTTCCGCCCTGCTGCTTACGGCTCTGCTGGCCGCCTGTAATCCACCTGTCGTCGATCCGCCGCCTCCCCCACCGCCACCACCCCCAACCAACCTCCAGATCATCAACGCGGAGTGCCAGCCGGCGACCACTCAGGCGCTGCAGACGCTGGCCGACACCGCGCCCTCGGTGCGGACCGTTACGCCCGCCAACAACGCCACCAACGTGTCCACCCTCAGCGGTGTGACGGCTGAGGTCAGCCTGCTGTCCAACTCCAACGGCGGCAACGGCATTGACCCGCGTACCATCAGCAGCGCAACCATCTACCTGACCGACAGCAGCGGTGCGGTGGTCCCGTCCAACGCCAACACCTCCGGCGGCGGGGACACCATCGTGCTCACCCCCACCGGCACCCAGCAGCTCAAGGCCTTCACCACCTATACCTTCCACGTGACGAGCGGCCTGAAGGACCTGAACGGTGTGGGCTTCACGCCGTTCCAGTCCAGCTTCACCACCGGCGCGACTCAAACGCTCCCGCCCGCCTCGTTCACCAAGGTGGCGCTGGGCACGGTCCCGCAGGACAACTACACCAACCTGACGATCGGGCCGGATCATAAGCTGTACGCGGCCACCCTCAAGGGCGTGATCCGCCGCTTCACCGTCAACGCCGACGGCACGCTCGGCGCTGCAGAGGACCTCCGCTCCCTGGTGGGGCGCGACGCCGATGCAGGGAACCCCAGTGGGTACCGCAGCATCATCGGGCTGACCTTTGACCCGGCGTCCACGGCCAGCAACCCGATCCTGTACGTCAGCAACAACTACTACTACGACTTCCAGAAGAAGATGCCCGACTGGACCGGCAAGATCACCCGCCTGTGCGGCCCGGGCATGACCAAGGTCAAGGATCTGGTGGTGGGCCTGCCGCGCTCCACCAAGGACCACATGACCAACAGTGTGTCCTTCAGCCCCAAGGACCCGAATTCGCTGTACATCCTGCAGGGGGCCAGCAACTCGGGTGGCGCGCCGGACCCGATCTGGGACTACCGGACCGAGCACCTGCTGACGGCCGCCATGCTGCGGCTGGACTTCAACAAGGTGGATCCCAAGGCGCTGCCGCTGAACGTCAAGACCGAGGATGATTCGGGCAACCCGGCCGGATACAACCCCTACGCCAGCGGCGCCCCGCTGCAGCTGTACGCCACCGGGATCCGCAACGGGTACACCATGGTGTGGCACAGCAACGGTCAGCTGTACGTGCCGACCAACGGCTCGGCCTCCGGCGGCATCACTCCGGAGCGTCCCGCGACCCTGCCGGCGCTGTGCGCCAACCGGCTGGTCAAGGCCAGCAGCCTGCCGTACGCCCCGCAGATCACCATGAAAACCCCCGAGGCGGACTTCCTGTTCCGGGTGGATCAGAACGGCTACTACGGTCACCCCAACCCGACCCGCTGCGAGTACACCATGAACGCGGGTCACACCAGCGGCACCGACGCGGTCAGCGTGGCGGCCAGCGGGCAGGTGCCGGAGTACCCGCTGAACACCCTGCCGGACCCCAACTACCGCACCCCCGCGTACATCTTCCCGACCCATTCCTCGGCGGACGGCGCCGTGGAATACACCCGCGCGGGCTCGTCGCTGAACGGCAAGCTGCTGGTGGTGCGCTACAGCACCTTCAAGGACATCGTGGCGCTGGACGTGAGCGGCACGGGCGGCAGCGTGAAGGGCAGCATGCAGCCGGGCGTCATCGCGTTCAACGGCACCAACGAAGCCAGCCCGCTGGCCGTCACCGAGGACGTGCGCACCGGCAACCTGTACGTGGCTCAGCTGAACGAGACCACTGGCAGCGGCACCATCTCCCTCGCCCGCCCCCAGTAA
- a CDS encoding M67 family metallopeptidase, producing the protein MEAALWQHVNQALPQEAVGVLGGRAGVIQAVYPLPNRAQDPLRTYLADPGALVRVLKAMQADGQDWLAIYHSHPQGPAWPSRTDLERATYRLPYLIADARRGELRAFLLPGGQEVELQRSGLPGQHAQHPAS; encoded by the coding sequence ATGGAAGCGGCCCTCTGGCAGCACGTGAATCAGGCCCTCCCGCAGGAGGCGGTGGGCGTGCTGGGCGGCCGGGCAGGGGTGATCCAGGCGGTGTATCCACTGCCGAACCGGGCTCAGGATCCGCTGCGGACGTACCTCGCGGACCCAGGGGCGCTGGTGCGGGTGCTCAAGGCCATGCAAGCAGACGGCCAGGACTGGCTGGCCATCTACCATAGCCATCCTCAGGGCCCCGCCTGGCCCAGCCGCACGGACCTGGAACGGGCCACCTACCGCCTGCCGTACCTGATTGCGGACGCCCGGCGGGGAGAACTGCGCGCCTTTCTGCTGCCGGGAGGACAGGAAGTGGAGTTGCAGCGCTCAGGGCTGCCGGGCCAGCACGCCCAGCACCCGGCGAGCTGA
- a CDS encoding LysM peptidoglycan-binding domain-containing protein codes for MAAFSLLLAFSAARAQGDSSYTVQTGDTAYSIARHAGLSVEALLQLNHLSGPDLHVGQTLTLTAATPVTGSYTVQPGDTAYSIARAHGLSLDALLTLNHLDTSDLRVGQRLQLPAGVSTPVPVAAPAAPTSSTTPQARVHVVQPGQTAYGIARLYGLSVQTLLDANDMDAADLKPGQSLKVPSLTVEAAPTPPSAQLSQGVPLPEQAEATPATNDWRQIAMSFMGVPYVYGGNSRSGLDCSGLVLQVFGPLGVRLPRQSEQQAMVGLSVDQSRLQPGDLVFFDTEDLGTVSHVGIYLGDGEFIHANSYDGRVSINRLSERYYTQRYLSARRVLGVLARQP; via the coding sequence ATGGCTGCCTTCAGTCTGCTGCTCGCCTTTTCGGCGGCCCGGGCACAGGGGGACAGCAGCTACACCGTTCAGACAGGTGACACCGCCTACAGCATCGCCCGTCACGCTGGGCTCAGCGTGGAGGCCCTGCTCCAGCTGAACCACCTGAGCGGGCCGGACCTGCACGTGGGTCAGACGCTGACCCTCACGGCCGCCACTCCGGTCACCGGGAGTTACACCGTGCAGCCGGGCGACACTGCCTACAGCATCGCGCGGGCCCATGGGCTGAGCCTGGACGCCCTGCTGACCCTGAACCATCTGGACACCTCCGACCTGCGGGTGGGACAGCGGCTCCAGCTTCCCGCCGGGGTGTCCACACCGGTGCCTGTGGCCGCTCCAGCAGCGCCAACCTCCAGCACCACGCCTCAGGCCAGGGTCCATGTGGTGCAGCCCGGGCAGACCGCCTACGGCATCGCCCGGTTGTACGGCCTCAGTGTTCAGACGCTGCTGGATGCCAACGACATGGACGCCGCCGACCTGAAGCCAGGGCAATCGCTGAAGGTCCCCTCTCTGACGGTGGAGGCGGCACCTACCCCTCCGTCTGCTCAGCTCTCGCAGGGCGTGCCTCTGCCAGAGCAGGCAGAGGCCACGCCGGCCACGAACGACTGGCGTCAGATTGCCATGAGCTTCATGGGTGTGCCATATGTGTACGGGGGCAATAGCCGGTCCGGACTGGACTGCAGCGGGCTGGTGCTGCAGGTGTTCGGGCCGCTGGGGGTGCGGCTGCCGCGTCAGAGTGAACAGCAGGCGATGGTAGGCCTGAGCGTGGATCAGTCCAGACTTCAGCCGGGCGACCTGGTGTTCTTCGATACGGAAGACCTGGGCACCGTGTCGCACGTGGGCATCTACCTCGGCGACGGCGAGTTCATCCATGCCAACAGCTATGACGGCCGGGTCAGCATTAACCGACTGAGCGAGCGGTACTACACCCAGCGGTACCTCTCAGCTCGCCGGGTGCTGGGCGTGCTGGCCCGGCAGCCCTGA